The genomic DNA AGCATTTGCCCTGGTGAACCAGCGGAACCCTACTTGCTGTACTCGGCCGCGTACCCAAGCAGTGAGTCGCACGTCTTCGTTCATGCCAGAACGCTAACCGGCCAATTGCTCAACGGGCACTTCGGCCCCATAGGCCATGGCGTACAGTCCCGTCGCAATAGCCTCACCTGTTCGGGTGAGGCATGTTGACGCCCGGAGTGGCGTCCAGATCGCCAGAAGGGGACAGCAGATGGGCCGCCATCGACGCTCCGCCGCAGGTCCCGAAGCAGGTCCGGCCGCCGACCCGTACAAGGCCGCGGACACCCGCCGCCACCGGGGCGCCCGCCGCAGGAAGCGGTCCGCCATGCATCTGCGTACCGGACTGGTCGGCGTCTCCGCGGCCATGGCCGTCGGAGCCGTGGCCGTGGCCTCCGGACTGCTGCCGGGCGGCGCGGGCTACCACGTGAGCGGCGGCACGGCCGCCGACCAGGTCCGCGCGGACGGGGCACCGGACCTGCTGACGCAGGGCGGTTCCACCACCGCGCCGGCCGACCGCGGCACGTCGTCGGCCTCGGCCAGCCGCGGTACGGGGCGTTCCCAGGGGCCCGAGGGGTCGGGCTCCCCCAGTTCCTCCGCGACGCCGTCCACCTCGCCTTCGGAGAAGGCCGAGCAGACGAAGCAGGCGCAGAAGACCGAAGAGAGCGCCGCTCCCTCGGCGGCCGACAGGACCGGCGCCGCCCCGGCGACCAAGACCCCGACGGCCAAGGCCTCGGCGACGCCGAGGACGTCTTCCGCCGCTCCGACCCGCCCGGCCTCATCCCCACCTGCCGACACCTCCGCACAGGCGGCCGTGCTCGCCCTGGTCAACGAGGAGCGCGCGAAGGTCGGCTGCAGCCCGGTGACGGCCAGCGCCTCGCTCGCCTCGCTTGCCCAGGACTTCAGTGACGACATGGCGGCCCGCGGCTTCTTCAGCCACACCGACCCGGACGGCCAGACCCCCTGGGACCGTGCCACCAAGGCCGGCGTGACGGGGCTCGGCGGCGAGAACATCGCCCGCGGCCAGGCCGACGCACAGGCCGTGATGACGTCCTGGATGAACAGCGAAGGCCACCGAGCAAACATTCTCAACTGCGACTACAAGACACTCGGCGTCGGAGTCCACTACGGCTCCGGCGGCCCCTGGTGGACGCAGGACTTCGGCTTCTGAGATTTCCGCAGGTCGGTGACCCATCAGCTTTCTCGGGCCGTCTCGGGGCCGTTATCGGCAACCGAGGCGGCCCGAACTGTGTCTACGGCCGACCGTGTACGGGGTCTCGCTCGACGGCATCAGATGCGCGTAGGTCCGCAGCGCGAAGCCGGAATCATGGTGGCCGAGACATTCACTGAGAGCCTTGATGCTCTCGCCTGCGTCGACAGCCAGGCCGAACACCTCACCTTGGTGAAGGCCGCAGCCAGCAGCGGGGTCCACCAGCGCCCGATACCGCTCAGGCATAGCCGCCCGCACTACCCTGACCCGATCGGCAGTCCTCGGCTTGACCTTGCGCGGGTCGAGTCGTGGAGCCTTCGCCGACCGTGCGCTGCACGTGTTGGCACGGATGAGTCGATCTTCCACCGCGGCCGTGAAAACCGTCGAGACGTGCGCGAAGATCCCGCGCCGGTTCGTGGTGGGCGTTGAGGGCTCCTCTCCCGACCACCATCGACCCAGGCAGAACCGAGCAGACGCGGCCCATGGCGCCCGGGCGTTCGTACAGTGGCGCGCTCCACCAGGCCGGTCAGCTGACCGCCGCCTTCTTGAAACCAAGTCGGCCGGCCAGGATCCGATTCAGCCTCACCGCGGGGTCAGGATGCAGAGCGGACGGCCTTCGTCGGGGTCACCGACGTAAGTCCAGAGCTTCAGTGTCTTGCCGTCTCGGAGGGCGTCGTAGCCGAAACTCACGCCATCGGCTTTGAACGACATGTCGACGCTGGTCTGTCCCTTCCAGTCAGAGTCGCGCCAGGTGCCTGATCCCGACCTGGGTCCGTTCTTCAGGTCGTCGACATCGAGGTCGAAAAAATTGCCGCAGACGTCATCGGCAGTGAACGTTCCGTCCGGCTTCAACTCCAGTGTGCCGCCATGGGTATCGGTCCACGTGGTCGCTGTCCGGGATCGGGGTAGCTCGGTCGGCTTACCGTCAGGGACTGGCGGGAAGGCCAGCCTGCCACATGCGACGAGGGCGAACGCGACGGGAACGAGGGCCAGGACTGCCCGGCTAAAACGCAACACACGCCACCCCAACACTTTCCGCGGGACGCACGAACGACTGCGGTTCGACCAGTCGTCGAGCACGTGCTCGTTATCCTGTCAGCATTTCTGAACGCGTTCAACTTCTTTGGTCAGGCTGGACACGTGAACGCGTGGCGCCACGGACGGTGCGGCCTGCCTCCCATGCGCAGGTCTGTGCGGTGCACCGGTGCCACAATCGCGCCGGATGAGGTCGGGACTCACGGGGAACTGCGGCTGCTGGCGGAGACGACGGCCGGCAGACGTCAAAGTCGGCATCGCGCAGGTCAGACCTCATCTCGCTCACGACGGCCTCAGCGTGTGCGTCGACGAGTCGAGACGGCACGACAACTACCCATATCGGCAGTTGATTTGAACCACTGTGACTGCGCCGGCCGCGCGCACGATCGGCCGCTCAGGAGGTGAACGCATGGCCACTTACGTCCGCACAGCGCACTCCTGAAGTGAGCACTGTGCGGGCGTAAGCTGTTTTCATGGACGAGAACACGCGTCGGGACGGCGCCGACAGCCTGCCGTTCGACGTGTTCTCCCGGCAGTGCCCCTCGCGCGGCACGCTGGAGCATGTCACCGGACGTTGGGGCAGTCTGACGCTCACCGCGCTCCACGATTCCGGTTCCCGCTTCAACGAGCTGCGGCGCAGGGTCGACGGGGTGAGCGAGAAGATGCTCTCCCAGACGCTTCACGCTCTGGAGCGGGACGGACTCGTCCACCGGGAGGCGCAGCCCACCAACCCGCCGCGTGTCGACTACGAGCTGACGCCATTGGGGCGCGAGGTCGCCGACCGGCTGCGCGGGCTGATCCAGCTCGTCGAGGGGCGGATGCCCGAGGTGCTGGACGCCCGCAACCGTTACGACGAGGCCCGCGAGAGCTGAGAGGGCTCCGGCTTGATCGGCCGGACGTCGCTCAGAGCCGCGGCGGCCGCTGGCAGCGCGGGCAGAAGTAGCTGGAGCGGTTCATCCACGCACGGCGGCGCATCGGCGTACCGCAGCGGTGGCAGGGCTCGCCCTCGCGCCCGTAGGCGTCGAGCGACCGGTCGAAGTAGCCCGACTCGCCGTTCACATTGACGTAGAGGCTGTCGAAGCTGGTGCCGCCCTGGTCCAGCGCCGCGGTCATCACGTCACGGACATGACCGAGCAGTTCGGCAGACCTGGGCCGGGTCAGCGTCGCGGTGGGCCGGTCGTAGTGCAGCTTCGTGCGCCAGAGTGCCTCGTCCGCGTAGATGTTGCCGACGCCGCTGATCAGCGACTGGTCGAGCAGCGCGCGCTTGACCGTCGTACGGCGCAGCCGCAGCGCGGTGTGGAACGCGGCGTCGTCGAACGCCGGGTCCAGTGGGTCGCGGGCGATGTGCGCGATGGTGTCGGGCAGCCCGTCGGCGGTGTTCTCGTGGAGCGACAGCCCGCCGAAGGTCCGCTGATCGACGAAGCGCAGCTCGGTGCCGAGGGTGTCGTCGAAGCGGATCCGGATCCGCAGGTGCTTCTCGTCGGGTGCGTCCTGCGGCTGGACGAGCAGCTGGCCGCTCATGCCGAGGTGGCCGAGGAGCGACGAGGACGCCTCGTCCAGCGGCACCCAGAGGTACTTGCCGCGACGCATCGCCCTGCCGAAGCGGCTGCCGCCGAGCCGGGCCGCGAAGTCCGTGGACCCCGCGACGTGACGGCGGACCGCGCGCGGGTGCAGGACCTCGACGTCGGCGACCGTGCGGCCGGATATCCAGCGATCGAGACCACGCCGTACGACTTCGACCTCGGGCAGCTCGGGCACGGTGCAACTCCTTCAGTTCCTTCGGAACAAGGTTACGTACCTGACTTTGATTCCGGACACGGAAAACCCCCCGGTGCACAGGGCACCGAGGGGTCGACGCGTCAGGCCGGAGCGACGTCCGTGGACGGCGACGGGTCGGCAGGGGTGTCGGCGGCCCCTCCGTCGGCGGCGGCCTTGGCCGCAGCCTCCCGTTCCTCCGCGGCGGCGCTGATCTCGCGCCAGGCGGACTCGGCCGCCTGCTGCTCCGCTTCCTTCTTGCTACGGCCGGTGCCGGTGCCGTACGAGACACCACCGACGCGAGCAGCAGCAGTAAAGGTCTTCTCGTGGTCCGGGCCGGTCTCCGTGACGAGGTACTCGGGGACTCCGAGGCTCTCGCTCGCGGTGAGTTCCTGGAGGCTGGTCTTCCAGTCCAGGCCGGCGCCGAGGTTGGAGGACCTGTCGATCAGCGGGTCGAAGAGCCGGTGGACCAGCTCCGAGGCCGCACTGAGGCCCTGGTCGAGATAGACCGCGCCGATCACCGCTTCAAGGGTGTCGGCGAGGATGGACGCCTTGTCCCTGCCGCCCGTGCCCTCTTCGCCCCGGCCGAGCCGGATGAAGGAGCCGAGTTCGAGGCCGCGGCCCACCTCAGCAAGTGCACGCGAGTTGACCACCGCGGCCCGCAACTTGGCCAGCTGGCCTTCGGGCAGGTCGGGGTGGGTGCGGTACAGCGTGTCCGTGACCACCAGGCCGAGCACCGAATCCCCGAGGAATTCGAGCCGCTCGTTGGTGGGCAGACCGCCGTTCTCGTATGCGTACGAGCGGTGGGTCAGCGCACGCACCAGAAGGGCGGACTCGAGGTGATACCCGAGCCGCCCTTCCAGAAGCGTGTGGGACGAGGCTGTGTTGACGTTGTCTGCCTGCTTCTTGGCGTGGGACAACTCAGACATCGGGCCTCTCACCAGCCGCTCAGACCTCGAGGACCTGGCGCTTGTTGTACGTGCCGCAGCTCGGGCACGCGATGTGCTGCAGCTTCGGCTCCTGGCAACGCTCGCACGAAACCAGGGTGGGGACCGCAGCCTTCCACTGCGACCGGCGGTGGCGCGTGTTGCTGCGCGACATCTTCCGCTTCGGAACAGCCACGGCTACTTCTCCTGCTTCTCGTCGACGCCCGCTTCGGCGCCGCCCATGTTGTCCTTCTCGCCGTCCGAAACGGTCTCGGCGAGTCCTTGCAATGCCGCCCAACGAATGTCGACGGCATCGTGGTGGTGACCGGGGTTCTCGTCCAGCCTGATTCCGCATTCGGAACACAGACCGGCACAGGACTCCCGGCACACCGGCTGCATCGGCAGTGCGAGCACCACCGCATCGCGCAGCACTGGCTCGAGGTCGAACAGGCCGTCCTCGATGAAGAGCCTGTCCTCGTCGTCCTCGGCGTCGTCGGCCGGTTCCGCTTTGACGCGGCCCCGGTCATCGGCGTCAGGGTACGAGAACATCTCCTGGAAATCCGCTGCGACCTCTTGGCGCAGCGGCTCCAGACACCTTACGCACTCCCCCTCGGCCGACGCACGGGCGGTGCCTGTGACAAGCACCCCTTCCATGACCGATTCGAGGCGGAGGTCCAGTTCCACCGGTGCGCCCTCCGGCACACCGATGACCCCGTCGATACCGAGGTCCCTGGGGGCGTCCACCGAGCGGGTCAGCCGCAGGAGGGCACCGGGACGCCGACCCAGCTCGTGCGTATCGAACACGAGAGGGTTTCGGTGGTCGAGGTGGCCGTTCAGGGCTTTTCCTGCTTTCGAAATCGTATGCATGGCGCATCGCGCACCGTGGGAGGGGCCGACCGGTTCGGAGTCGAAGCGGGCAGCCTGGATCGCAGTCATACGCGCGACCGAAGAACCAGGATACTGGACGCGTCACCCTGCTCCCAATCGGGTCCGATTCCGGACCCGAACCGGGCGGAATCGGTCAGCGCTCCTGCTCGTACCGGCGGAGCTGGTCGAGGTCGATCATGCTGGTGTCGAACAGGCTGGTCTCGTCGAGGGCGCTCTCGCCCTGCTGGTGAAGCCCCTGCTGCGGGAGGGGCTGGTGTTGCCAGCTGTCGTACCCCTGTGTCTGGCCCTGGTCGTAGCCCTGCGTCTGGCCCTGGTCGTAGCCCTGAGCCTGCAGCTGCGCGTGCCCCTGGTCGTAGCCCTGCTGCTGATAGGCGGCGTACGGGTCGGGCTGCTGCTGATAGCCGTACATGTCCTGCTGGGGCTGCTCCTGGTACGCGTACGTCTCCGCGTAGCTCGGCTGCGCCTGCGCCGGGAAGTGCGGCTGGACCTGCTGGGGCACCGGCTGCGGCTCCGGGGTGGCGAGTTCGGCGAGACCGGCCCAG from Streptomyces sp. NBC_01707 includes the following:
- a CDS encoding DUF177 domain-containing protein, whose product is MHTISKAGKALNGHLDHRNPLVFDTHELGRRPGALLRLTRSVDAPRDLGIDGVIGVPEGAPVELDLRLESVMEGVLVTGTARASAEGECVRCLEPLRQEVAADFQEMFSYPDADDRGRVKAEPADDAEDDEDRLFIEDGLFDLEPVLRDAVVLALPMQPVCRESCAGLCSECGIRLDENPGHHHDAVDIRWAALQGLAETVSDGEKDNMGGAEAGVDEKQEK
- the mutM gene encoding bifunctional DNA-formamidopyrimidine glycosylase/DNA-(apurinic or apyrimidinic site) lyase, which produces MPELPEVEVVRRGLDRWISGRTVADVEVLHPRAVRRHVAGSTDFAARLGGSRFGRAMRRGKYLWVPLDEASSSLLGHLGMSGQLLVQPQDAPDEKHLRIRIRFDDTLGTELRFVDQRTFGGLSLHENTADGLPDTIAHIARDPLDPAFDDAAFHTALRLRRTTVKRALLDQSLISGVGNIYADEALWRTKLHYDRPTATLTRPRSAELLGHVRDVMTAALDQGGTSFDSLYVNVNGESGYFDRSLDAYGREGEPCHRCGTPMRRRAWMNRSSYFCPRCQRPPRL
- the rpmF gene encoding 50S ribosomal protein L32, yielding MAVPKRKMSRSNTRHRRSQWKAAVPTLVSCERCQEPKLQHIACPSCGTYNKRQVLEV
- a CDS encoding CAP domain-containing protein, with amino-acid sequence MGRHRRSAAGPEAGPAADPYKAADTRRHRGARRRKRSAMHLRTGLVGVSAAMAVGAVAVASGLLPGGAGYHVSGGTAADQVRADGAPDLLTQGGSTTAPADRGTSSASASRGTGRSQGPEGSGSPSSSATPSTSPSEKAEQTKQAQKTEESAAPSAADRTGAAPATKTPTAKASATPRTSSAAPTRPASSPPADTSAQAAVLALVNEERAKVGCSPVTASASLASLAQDFSDDMAARGFFSHTDPDGQTPWDRATKAGVTGLGGENIARGQADAQAVMTSWMNSEGHRANILNCDYKTLGVGVHYGSGGPWWTQDFGF
- a CDS encoding helix-turn-helix domain-containing protein, with amino-acid sequence MDENTRRDGADSLPFDVFSRQCPSRGTLEHVTGRWGSLTLTALHDSGSRFNELRRRVDGVSEKMLSQTLHALERDGLVHREAQPTNPPRVDYELTPLGREVADRLRGLIQLVEGRMPEVLDARNRYDEARES
- the rnc gene encoding ribonuclease III; the encoded protein is MSELSHAKKQADNVNTASSHTLLEGRLGYHLESALLVRALTHRSYAYENGGLPTNERLEFLGDSVLGLVVTDTLYRTHPDLPEGQLAKLRAAVVNSRALAEVGRGLELGSFIRLGRGEEGTGGRDKASILADTLEAVIGAVYLDQGLSAASELVHRLFDPLIDRSSNLGAGLDWKTSLQELTASESLGVPEYLVTETGPDHEKTFTAAARVGGVSYGTGTGRSKKEAEQQAAESAWREISAAAEEREAAAKAAADGGAADTPADPSPSTDVAPA